A single genomic interval of Lysobacter avium harbors:
- a CDS encoding 1,2-dihydroxy-3-keto-5-methylthiopentene dioxygenase, with protein MSRLRIFTDRDPATTVSSTSDHAEIARELAAIGVSFERWETSDKVSGGDAPEKILAAYRTDIDRLVAEHGFQSVDVASVGPDNPKRADIRKTFLDEHFHKEDEVRFFVAGSGLFTLHVDDRVYEVLCEQGDLISVPDGTPHWFDMGAEPDFVAIRFFKQPDGWIGHFTGTDIAGRFPRHEGSPAK; from the coding sequence ATGAGCCGTCTGCGTATTTTCACCGACCGCGACCCTGCGACTACGGTGTCCTCCACGAGCGACCACGCGGAGATTGCGCGCGAGCTGGCGGCCATCGGGGTGAGCTTCGAGCGTTGGGAAACCAGCGACAAGGTCAGCGGCGGCGATGCTCCCGAGAAGATCCTCGCCGCCTACAGGACCGATATCGACCGGCTCGTCGCCGAACACGGCTTCCAGAGCGTCGATGTCGCCAGCGTCGGCCCCGACAACCCCAAGCGCGCCGATATCCGCAAGACCTTCCTGGATGAGCACTTCCACAAGGAGGACGAGGTGCGTTTCTTCGTCGCCGGCTCGGGACTCTTCACCCTGCACGTGGACGACAGGGTCTACGAGGTGCTGTGCGAACAGGGCGACCTGATCTCCGTGCCCGACGGCACGCCGCACTGGTTCGACATGGGCGCGGAGCCGGACTTTGTCGCCATCCGCTTCTTCAAGCAGCCCGACGGCTGGATCGGTCATTTCACCGGCACCGACATCGCTGGCCGCTTTCCGCGTCACGAAGGGAGTCCGGCGAAGTGA
- the hisA gene encoding 1-(5-phosphoribosyl)-5-[(5-phosphoribosylamino)methylideneamino]imidazole-4-carboxamide isomerase, translating into MPSPEPRPAVAVARPTPDAFVVYPAIDVRDGRVVRLQQGDYDRETRYPDQPAIVARRYSDAAASWLHLVDLDAARAGGYTLQPLLRELKQTTALQIQTGGGVRTESDVEAILEVGADRVVVGSLAVREPDQVIGWIHRFGPERITVALDARQDEDGRWQLPTAGWTCASDVSLEILLARYAGEGLRHLLCTDIARDGMMAGPNLDFYRHLLALAPDMQLQASGGMRDTADIAAVRDAGCSGAILGKALLDGRLDLASALAEERPC; encoded by the coding sequence ATGCCTTCCCCCGAACCGCGTCCTGCCGTCGCAGTGGCCCGGCCCACCCCGGACGCATTCGTCGTCTATCCGGCCATCGACGTGCGCGACGGCCGCGTGGTCCGTCTGCAGCAGGGCGATTACGACCGCGAAACCCGCTACCCCGACCAGCCGGCCATCGTTGCCAGGCGTTATTCCGATGCGGCCGCGTCCTGGCTGCATCTGGTCGACCTCGACGCGGCGCGTGCGGGCGGCTACACACTGCAACCGCTGTTGCGCGAACTGAAGCAGACGACGGCCCTGCAGATCCAGACCGGCGGCGGCGTCCGCACCGAGTCCGATGTCGAGGCGATCCTGGAGGTCGGTGCGGACCGTGTCGTCGTCGGCTCGCTGGCGGTGCGCGAGCCGGACCAGGTGATCGGCTGGATCCACCGTTTCGGCCCCGAGCGCATCACCGTCGCGCTGGACGCACGCCAGGACGAAGACGGGCGCTGGCAATTGCCGACCGCCGGCTGGACCTGCGCCAGCGATGTCTCGCTGGAAATCCTGCTGGCGCGCTACGCCGGCGAAGGCCTGCGCCACCTGCTGTGCACCGACATCGCCCGCGACGGGATGATGGCCGGCCCCAACCTGGATTTCTATCGCCACCTGCTCGCGCTGGCACCGGACATGCAGTTGCAGGCCTCCGGCGGCATGCGCGACACCGCCGACATCGCTGCGGTGCGCGACGCGGGCTGCAGCGGCGCGATCCTGGGCAAGGCGCTGCTGGACGGTCGACTGGACCTGGCGTCGGCGCTGGCCGAGGAGCGTCCATGCTGA
- the hisF gene encoding imidazole glycerol phosphate synthase subunit HisF, translating to MLSRRIIPCLDVADGRVVKGVRFRDHVDVGDIVELAMRYRDAGADELVFYDITASPQGRHVDKGWVERIARVIDIPFCVAGGIRSVADAREVLHAGADKISINTPALQRPELVAELADAFGVQCVVVGVDSLRDEDGQWRVRQFTGDVQRTRALAKTTLEWVAQVQELGAGEIVLNCMGSDGVREGYDIGQLQRVREVCAVPLIASGGAGTSGHFLDLFRRVDVDGALAASVFHSGAIAIPELKQYLHAQGIEVRHAVS from the coding sequence ATGCTGAGCCGGCGGATCATCCCCTGCCTGGACGTCGCCGATGGCCGCGTCGTCAAGGGCGTGCGTTTCCGCGACCACGTCGATGTCGGCGATATCGTCGAGCTGGCCATGCGTTACCGCGATGCCGGCGCCGATGAGCTGGTGTTCTACGACATCACCGCCAGTCCGCAGGGACGCCACGTAGACAAGGGCTGGGTCGAGCGGATCGCGCGCGTCATCGACATCCCGTTCTGCGTTGCCGGCGGTATCCGCAGCGTGGCGGATGCCCGTGAGGTGCTGCACGCCGGCGCCGACAAGATCTCGATCAACACGCCGGCGCTGCAACGGCCTGAACTGGTGGCCGAGCTGGCCGACGCGTTCGGCGTCCAGTGCGTGGTCGTGGGCGTGGACAGCCTGCGCGATGAGGACGGCCAGTGGCGCGTGCGCCAGTTCACCGGCGACGTGCAGCGCACCCGGGCGCTGGCGAAGACCACCCTGGAGTGGGTCGCGCAGGTGCAGGAGCTGGGCGCGGGTGAGATCGTGCTCAACTGCATGGGCAGCGACGGCGTGCGCGAGGGCTACGACATCGGACAGTTGCAGCGCGTGCGCGAGGTCTGCGCGGTGCCGCTGATTGCGTCCGGCGGGGCGGGGACTTCCGGGCACTTCCTCGACCTGTTCCGCCGTGTCGACGTCGACGGCGCGCTTGCCGCCAGCGTCTTCCATTCCGGCGCCATCGCCATTCCCGAACTCAAGCAGTACCTGCATGCGCAGGGCATCGAGGTGCGTCATGCCGTTTCCTGA
- the hisIE gene encoding bifunctional phosphoribosyl-AMP cyclohydrolase/phosphoribosyl-ATP diphosphatase HisIE yields the protein MPFPDPDSLAWDPASGLLPAIVQDADTLRVLMLGYMDRAALQTIRETGKVSFYSRSRQQAWTKGETSGNFLNLVSLQADCDDDTLLVLARPQGPTCHLDRASCFPEAPGNLLAELDDVVRQRELERPAGSYTTSLFESGIRRIAQKVGEEGVETALAAVAEDDEALSGEAADLIFHLMVLLRARGLSLDAAIAVMRERHRADRAG from the coding sequence ATGCCGTTTCCTGATCCCGACTCGCTCGCCTGGGACCCCGCCAGCGGGCTGCTGCCCGCCATCGTGCAGGACGCGGATACGCTGCGGGTGCTGATGCTCGGCTACATGGACCGCGCCGCGCTGCAGACCATCCGCGAGACCGGCAAGGTCAGCTTCTACAGCCGCAGCCGGCAGCAGGCCTGGACCAAGGGCGAGACTTCCGGCAATTTCCTCAACCTGGTCTCGCTGCAGGCGGACTGCGACGACGACACCCTGCTGGTGCTGGCGCGGCCGCAGGGACCGACCTGCCATCTCGACCGCGCCAGTTGCTTCCCGGAAGCGCCGGGCAACCTGCTGGCCGAGCTCGATGACGTCGTTCGCCAGCGCGAGCTCGAGCGGCCCGCCGGAAGCTATACGACCAGCCTGTTCGAAAGCGGCATCCGTCGCATCGCGCAGAAGGTCGGCGAGGAGGGCGTGGAGACTGCACTCGCCGCCGTGGCCGAGGACGACGAGGCGCTGTCAGGTGAGGCGGCTGACCTGATCTTCCATTTGATGGTGCTGCTGCGCGCGCGCGGGCTTTCGCTGGACGCCGCGATTGCCGTGATGCGCGAGCGCCACCGCGCCGACCGCGCCGGTTGA
- the mtnC gene encoding acireductone synthase, which yields MTTSNRVVLTDIEGTTSSISFVKDVLFPFARRALPAFVKVRGHEPAVRKWLDMVATELGGMCQDAMIAEVMQGWIDEDRKHTALKALQGMIWADGYRNGDFTAHIYPDAAQALQRWHAEGIPLYVYSSGSVPAQRLFFGHSDAGDLTGLFSGWFDTEIGGKRDFRSYDRIASELDVPAAHVLFLSDVVAELDAAREAGMDTVLIDRREDYPEARDADAANGHRRLESFEGIDPAV from the coding sequence GTGACCACGTCAAACCGGGTGGTCCTCACCGATATCGAGGGCACGACAAGCAGCATCTCCTTCGTCAAGGACGTGTTGTTTCCGTTTGCGCGTCGGGCCCTGCCCGCCTTCGTCAAGGTCCGCGGGCACGAGCCGGCGGTACGCAAGTGGCTGGACATGGTCGCCACCGAGCTGGGCGGCATGTGCCAGGACGCGATGATCGCCGAGGTGATGCAGGGCTGGATCGACGAGGACCGCAAGCACACCGCGCTGAAGGCCCTGCAGGGAATGATCTGGGCCGACGGTTACCGCAACGGCGACTTCACCGCGCACATCTACCCCGATGCGGCGCAGGCGCTGCAGCGCTGGCATGCGGAGGGCATTCCGTTGTACGTGTACTCGTCAGGCAGCGTGCCGGCGCAGAGGCTGTTTTTTGGCCACAGCGATGCGGGTGACCTGACCGGACTGTTCTCGGGCTGGTTTGACACCGAGATTGGCGGCAAGCGCGATTTCAGGAGCTACGACCGCATCGCATCCGAGCTCGACGTCCCGGCAGCGCATGTACTTTTCCTGTCCGACGTGGTGGCCGAGCTGGACGCCGCGCGCGAAGCGGGCATGGACACGGTCCTGATTGACCGCCGCGAGGACTATCCGGAGGCGCGCGACGCCGACGCTGCCAATGGGCATCGGCGGCTGGAATCCTTCGAGGGCATCGATCCGGCCGTTTGA
- the hisH gene encoding imidazole glycerol phosphate synthase subunit HisH yields the protein MSATVLVDAGGANLGSVRYALERLGADVRVSRDPQEIATAERVILPGVGAAASGMARLRERDLIGVLRGLTQPVLGICLGMQLLYEGSEEGDVECLGPIPGTVRKLAASPATVGSPAIRVPHMGWNTLQFSQADPLLEGIADGAHVYFVHSYAAPVDERTLATCEHGSTFSAVVRSGNRYGAQFHPERSSTVGMRLLANFLTITT from the coding sequence GTGAGCGCAACGGTTCTGGTCGATGCAGGCGGTGCCAACCTGGGATCGGTGCGCTACGCGCTCGAGCGCTTGGGCGCGGACGTCCGGGTCAGCCGCGACCCGCAGGAAATTGCGACGGCAGAACGGGTGATCCTGCCCGGCGTCGGCGCCGCGGCATCCGGCATGGCCCGACTGCGCGAGCGCGATCTGATTGGCGTATTGCGCGGGCTGACCCAGCCGGTACTGGGTATCTGCCTAGGGATGCAGCTGCTGTACGAGGGCTCGGAGGAGGGCGATGTCGAGTGTCTCGGGCCGATTCCGGGCACGGTGCGGAAACTGGCCGCATCGCCTGCCACCGTCGGCAGTCCCGCCATCCGGGTGCCGCACATGGGCTGGAATACCCTGCAGTTTTCCCAGGCTGATCCGCTGCTGGAAGGCATCGCGGACGGCGCGCATGTGTATTTCGTCCACAGCTACGCCGCGCCGGTCGACGAGCGGACGCTGGCGACGTGCGAACACGGCAGCACGTTCTCCGCGGTGGTGCGCAGCGGCAACCGCTACGGGGCGCAGTTCCATCCCGAGCGCTCGTCAACGGTGGGCATGCGACTGCTCGCCAACTTCCTGACGATCACTACGTGA
- the hisC gene encoding histidinol-phosphate transaminase, with protein MSASAVKADPMRLVREDLAGFAGYASARTAALDGDTWLNANESPSPNAADTDGALRRYPDPQPGALRTLLAGLYGCDADRLLVGRGSDEAIDLLVRALCRPGADAVLVTPPTFGMYAVSARLHGTAVIEVPLLDNEAPDRPIGFEADFAAIERAATAGPVKIVFLCSPGNPTGSALPLERIETLARALQDRALVVVDEAYGEFSEVASAASLIDRQPNIAVLRTLSKAHALAGARIGSVIADAGLIAVLRRCQAPYPLPTPCIDFACRSLSAEAIARTDAGVAQVLAERERLHAALTDSAAVRRVYPSQANFLLVRFHEPDAAMARLLAAGIVVRDQRAASGLGDALRITVGTRDQNNRVIDAINTLERTQ; from the coding sequence ATGAGCGCGTCCGCCGTGAAAGCCGACCCGATGCGGCTGGTGCGCGAGGACCTCGCCGGATTTGCCGGTTACGCGTCGGCCCGAACCGCCGCGTTGGACGGGGACACCTGGCTCAACGCCAACGAATCCCCTTCGCCCAATGCCGCCGATACCGATGGCGCGCTGCGTCGCTATCCCGATCCGCAACCCGGTGCGCTGCGCACGCTGCTGGCGGGGCTGTACGGGTGCGACGCCGACCGCCTGCTGGTCGGGCGCGGCAGTGATGAGGCCATCGACCTGCTCGTCCGCGCGCTGTGCCGGCCCGGCGCCGACGCGGTGCTGGTCACCCCGCCGACCTTCGGGATGTACGCCGTGAGTGCTCGCTTGCACGGCACCGCGGTGATCGAGGTTCCGCTGCTGGACAACGAAGCGCCGGATCGCCCGATCGGGTTTGAAGCCGATTTCGCGGCGATCGAGCGTGCGGCAACCGCGGGTCCGGTCAAGATCGTTTTCCTCTGCTCGCCGGGCAATCCGACCGGCTCTGCGCTGCCGCTGGAGCGCATCGAGACGCTGGCGCGGGCGTTGCAGGACCGCGCACTGGTCGTGGTCGACGAGGCGTACGGGGAATTCAGCGAGGTCGCCTCGGCGGCGTCCCTGATCGACCGTCAACCCAATATCGCCGTGCTGCGGACGCTGTCCAAGGCGCACGCACTGGCTGGTGCGCGGATCGGCAGCGTGATCGCCGACGCCGGCCTGATCGCGGTGCTCCGTCGCTGCCAGGCGCCGTATCCCTTGCCAACGCCGTGCATCGATTTTGCCTGCCGGTCGCTGTCGGCCGAGGCGATCGCGCGCACAGATGCGGGCGTCGCCCAGGTCCTCGCCGAGCGCGAGCGCCTGCACGCGGCGCTGACCGACAGCGCAGCCGTCCGGCGGGTGTATCCGTCGCAGGCCAACTTCCTGCTGGTGCGGTTCCACGAGCCCGACGCCGCGATGGCGCGCCTGCTTGCCGCCGGCATCGTCGTCCGCGATCAACGCGCCGCCAGCGGACTTGGCGATGCGCTGCGGATCACCGTCGGTACCCGTGACCAGAACAACCGCGTCATCGACGCCATCAACACTTTGGAGCGCACGCAATGA
- the hisD gene encoding histidinol dehydrogenase gives MSRASIAAIGPQNRLQWDALDPAARANALRRPAQADGAKTAAAVTALIEEVRVGGDAALRALTARFDGVDIDTLAVSAEEFAKAQAETAPALRNAIVEAAARIEQFHAAGMTQPYAVDTAQGVRCERMLRPIQRVGLYVPAGSAPLPSTALMLGIPARLAGCRDVVLCTPPRPDGSVDPAVLVAAATCGIDRVFKLGGVQAIAAMALGTESVPACDKLFGPGNAYVTEAKRQVAQLERGVGIDMPAGPSEVLVIADAGANPEFVAADLLSQAEHGPDSQVILISDDDGLIERVIAQIEAQLLELPRVETARRALQSARMIQVVTLEDAFAISNAYAPEHLILALRDARRWLPSVSVAGSVFLGDWAPEALGDYCSGTNHVLPTSGAARFVGGLNVASFQLAITVQEVDRQGLRAIGPCAVELASAEGLDAHRLAVSRRLDAA, from the coding sequence ATGAGCCGCGCATCCATCGCGGCGATCGGGCCGCAGAACCGTCTGCAGTGGGACGCGCTGGACCCGGCGGCGCGCGCGAACGCGCTGCGGCGGCCGGCGCAGGCCGATGGCGCGAAAACGGCAGCCGCGGTGACGGCGTTGATCGAGGAAGTCCGCGTCGGTGGCGACGCGGCACTTCGAGCGCTGACCGCCCGTTTTGATGGCGTTGACATCGACACCCTCGCGGTCTCCGCGGAAGAGTTTGCGAAGGCGCAAGCGGAAACCGCGCCGGCCTTGCGTAATGCCATCGTCGAGGCAGCGGCCCGGATCGAGCAGTTCCACGCGGCCGGCATGACCCAGCCGTATGCGGTGGATACCGCGCAGGGCGTGCGCTGCGAGCGGATGCTGCGGCCGATCCAGCGGGTCGGGCTCTACGTGCCGGCGGGCTCCGCGCCGCTGCCATCCACCGCGCTGATGCTGGGCATCCCCGCGCGGCTGGCCGGTTGCCGCGATGTCGTGCTGTGCACGCCGCCGCGTCCCGACGGCAGCGTGGATCCGGCCGTGCTGGTGGCGGCGGCAACCTGCGGCATCGACCGGGTGTTCAAGCTCGGCGGCGTGCAGGCCATCGCCGCGATGGCGCTGGGAACCGAAAGCGTGCCGGCGTGCGACAAGCTCTTCGGTCCGGGCAATGCCTATGTGACCGAAGCCAAGCGCCAGGTCGCGCAGTTGGAGCGGGGCGTGGGTATCGACATGCCGGCAGGACCGTCGGAGGTATTGGTCATCGCCGATGCCGGCGCGAACCCGGAATTCGTCGCCGCCGACCTGCTGTCCCAGGCCGAGCACGGCCCGGATTCGCAGGTGATCCTCATCAGCGATGACGACGGTCTGATCGAGCGCGTCATTGCGCAGATCGAGGCGCAGCTGCTGGAGCTGCCACGGGTCGAGACCGCGCGCCGGGCACTGCAGTCGGCGCGGATGATCCAGGTGGTGACGCTGGAGGACGCCTTCGCGATCAGCAACGCGTACGCGCCTGAGCACCTGATCCTCGCCCTGCGCGACGCCCGCCGCTGGCTGCCGTCGGTGAGCGTTGCGGGCTCGGTGTTTCTCGGCGACTGGGCACCCGAGGCGCTGGGCGATTACTGCAGCGGCACCAACCACGTCCTGCCCACCAGCGGCGCGGCCCGGTTCGTCGGTGGGCTCAACGTCGCCAGCTTCCAGCTCGCGATCACGGTGCAGGAAGTGGACCGGCAGGGCCTGCGCGCGATCGGTCCCTGCGCGGTCGAACTGGCCAGCGCGGAGGGTCTGGATGCCCACCGCCTGGCCGTCTCGCGCCGCTTGGATGCGGCATGA
- a CDS encoding calcineurin-like phosphoesterase C-terminal domain-containing protein has product MRPTFAALGLGAALVWTPLPASAQAPAVAQQGADFTGVVYTDANGNGQRDPDEAGVAGVKLSNGRDIVRSAADGSYRITVRPGDTVFAVKPADYAFATRADGLPAFWQHYFPAGSPELQYGGIPADTRLSMDVVLQPRPAPAGDLQVLLMADPQVKSLVDVDYYDRDILDTIRKGAPAQLGLSLGDIVDDDLSLYPSINARTATLGVPWLHAPGNHDMDLDAASDADSTLTFRRVFGPDTVAWEERGTAIVLLDDVIHLPGAGYVGGLREDQFGFLEAYLPTLTPGTRLVVGAHIPFFNTAAATGAETFRAADRQRLFQLLQPFDNVLLLSGHTHVQQHFHHGAAEGWNGPTPLHEYNVGAACGAFWSGVKDEAGIPDSMMADGTPNGYARLEIGASGEYALSWHPARLPANQPGFTHAMALHAPRVLRRGAYPAWGVYANVFMGMDDSQVEYRVGDGEWKPMRKVVQADPRLLVENVRDDEAQALRGFDRSPEAKPSRHLWRGALPTDLPIGEHRVEVRTHDRWIGEQTAHTTYRLQDASE; this is encoded by the coding sequence ATCCGGCCGACATTCGCGGCGCTGGGCCTGGGCGCAGCGCTGGTCTGGACTCCGCTGCCGGCTTCCGCGCAGGCCCCGGCCGTCGCGCAGCAAGGCGCGGACTTCACCGGCGTGGTCTACACGGACGCCAACGGCAACGGCCAGCGCGACCCGGATGAGGCGGGCGTGGCCGGGGTCAAGCTCTCCAACGGTCGCGACATCGTCCGCAGCGCCGCCGACGGCAGCTACCGGATCACCGTCCGCCCGGGTGACACGGTGTTTGCAGTGAAGCCCGCGGACTACGCCTTCGCCACCCGCGCCGACGGGTTGCCGGCGTTCTGGCAGCACTACTTTCCCGCCGGCTCGCCCGAGCTCCAGTACGGCGGCATCCCCGCGGACACGCGCCTGAGCATGGATGTGGTGCTGCAGCCCCGCCCGGCGCCGGCGGGCGATCTGCAGGTGCTGTTGATGGCCGACCCGCAGGTGAAATCGCTGGTCGACGTTGACTACTACGATCGCGACATCCTGGACACGATCCGCAAGGGCGCACCCGCGCAACTGGGACTGAGCCTGGGCGACATCGTCGATGACGATCTGTCGCTGTACCCGTCAATCAACGCCCGCACCGCGACACTGGGCGTGCCGTGGCTGCACGCGCCGGGCAATCACGACATGGACCTGGACGCTGCCTCCGATGCCGACTCGACGCTGACCTTCCGCCGGGTTTTCGGCCCGGACACCGTGGCCTGGGAGGAGCGCGGCACGGCGATCGTCCTGCTGGATGACGTCATCCATCTGCCCGGCGCCGGCTACGTCGGTGGCCTGCGCGAGGACCAGTTTGGCTTCCTCGAGGCCTACCTGCCCACGCTGACCCCGGGTACCCGGCTGGTGGTGGGCGCCCACATCCCGTTCTTCAACACCGCGGCCGCGACCGGTGCGGAGACCTTCCGCGCTGCCGACCGGCAGCGGCTGTTCCAGTTGCTGCAGCCCTTCGACAACGTGCTTCTCCTCAGCGGCCACACCCACGTCCAGCAGCATTTCCACCACGGCGCCGCCGAGGGCTGGAACGGCCCGACTCCGCTGCATGAGTACAACGTCGGCGCGGCCTGTGGCGCGTTCTGGTCCGGGGTCAAGGACGAGGCGGGCATCCCGGATTCGATGATGGCCGATGGCACGCCCAACGGCTACGCACGCCTGGAGATCGGCGCGTCCGGCGAATACGCCCTGAGCTGGCATCCGGCGCGCCTGCCGGCGAACCAGCCCGGATTCACCCACGCCATGGCGCTGCATGCGCCGCGCGTTTTGCGGCGCGGCGCCTATCCGGCCTGGGGCGTGTACGCCAACGTGTTCATGGGCATGGACGACAGCCAGGTCGAGTACCGCGTGGGCGACGGCGAATGGAAGCCGATGCGCAAGGTGGTGCAGGCCGATCCCCGCCTGCTGGTCGAGAACGTTCGCGACGACGAGGCGCAAGCGCTGCGCGGCTTTGACCGCTCACCCGAAGCCAAGCCGAGTCGCCACCTCTGGCGCGGCGCGCTGCCCACCGACCTGCCGATCGGCGAACACCGGGTCGAGGTACGGACGCACGATCGCTGGATCGGCGAACAGACGGCGCACACGACCTACCGGTTGCAGGACGCGAGCGAATAA
- the hisG gene encoding ATP phosphoribosyltransferase: MTPPVPAGRDRLRIAIQKNGRLAEPARALLASCGMSWRESRDRLFCYGESLPVDLLLVRDDDIPGLIADGVCDLGIVGRNVMAEQDGARRASGAAPAFREWRALGFGDCHLALAIPEGEAWESPAQLAGKRIATSYPALLSEWLAREGVQAEVVLLSGSVEIAPRLGQADAICDLVSSGATLAANQLKPVVTLFESEAVLAGPMQDLDAARGELVELLLRRLDGALRIRNSKLLLFQARRESLPELLPLLPDAEAPTVMQVDGADRLALQALCHGHLTWQRLEDLKRAGAMGLMVLPVEGMLA; the protein is encoded by the coding sequence ATGACCCCACCCGTTCCCGCCGGCCGCGACCGCCTGCGTATCGCCATCCAGAAAAACGGCCGCCTCGCCGAGCCCGCGCGGGCCTTGCTTGCCTCCTGCGGCATGAGCTGGCGGGAAAGCCGTGACCGGCTGTTCTGCTACGGCGAATCGCTGCCGGTGGACCTGCTTCTGGTCCGCGACGACGACATTCCCGGACTGATCGCCGACGGCGTCTGCGACCTGGGCATCGTCGGGCGCAACGTGATGGCCGAGCAGGACGGCGCCCGGCGCGCCTCCGGGGCAGCGCCGGCATTCAGGGAATGGCGCGCGCTGGGTTTTGGCGACTGCCACCTGGCGCTGGCGATCCCCGAAGGCGAGGCGTGGGAGTCTCCGGCGCAGCTGGCGGGCAAGCGCATCGCGACCAGTTATCCGGCGCTCCTGTCTGAGTGGCTGGCGCGTGAGGGCGTCCAGGCCGAGGTGGTGCTGCTGTCCGGTTCGGTGGAGATCGCGCCGCGGCTCGGGCAGGCCGACGCGATCTGCGACCTGGTTTCCAGCGGCGCGACCCTGGCGGCGAACCAGTTGAAGCCGGTGGTCACGCTGTTCGAGAGCGAGGCGGTGCTTGCCGGCCCGATGCAGGATCTGGACGCAGCGCGCGGCGAGTTGGTGGAGCTGTTGCTGCGCCGTCTGGACGGCGCGCTGCGGATCCGCAACAGCAAGCTGCTGCTGTTCCAGGCCAGGCGTGAAAGCCTGCCGGAGCTGCTGCCGTTGCTGCCCGATGCCGAGGCGCCCACCGTCATGCAGGTCGACGGCGCGGATCGTTTGGCGTTGCAGGCCCTGTGCCACGGCCACCTCACCTGGCAGCGGCTGGAGGACCTCAAGCGCGCCGGCGCCATGGGCTTGATGGTGTTGCCAGTGGAAGGAATGCTGGCATGA
- the hisB gene encoding bifunctional histidinol-phosphatase/imidazoleglycerol-phosphate dehydratase HisB has translation MTPILFVDRDGTLIEEPHDFQLDSLCKLRFVRDVVPAMLKLRDAGYEFVMVTNQDGLGTDAFPQEAFDGPQQLMMQILESQGITFREVLIDTSWPADNAPTRKPGIGLALHLLKDRGIDWKRSAMVGDRETDNGFAHNMGIRGFQLRTERFGGEWDWPGIAHELADAPRRAVVTRDTRETRVRVEVDLDRVAEPQVSTGLGFFDHMLEQIGKHGGFALQLECEGDLHVDEHHTIEDSALALGQALREALGDKRGIGRYGFTLPMDETLASAALDFSGRPYFVFDGEFQREMIGDMPTELVPHFFRSLCEGGRINLNLSVHGDNDHHKVEAGFKAVARTLRQAIRREGRELPSTKGTL, from the coding sequence CTGACCCCGATCCTGTTCGTGGATCGTGACGGCACCCTGATCGAGGAGCCGCACGATTTCCAGCTCGACAGCCTGTGCAAGCTGCGCTTCGTCCGCGACGTCGTGCCGGCGATGCTGAAGCTGCGCGACGCCGGCTATGAGTTCGTGATGGTCACCAACCAGGACGGCCTGGGCACCGACGCATTCCCGCAGGAGGCGTTCGACGGTCCGCAGCAGCTGATGATGCAGATCCTCGAGAGCCAGGGCATCACCTTCCGCGAGGTGCTGATCGACACCAGTTGGCCGGCCGACAACGCGCCCACGCGCAAGCCGGGAATCGGCTTGGCCCTGCACCTGCTGAAGGACCGCGGAATCGACTGGAAACGCTCGGCGATGGTCGGCGACCGTGAAACCGACAACGGCTTCGCCCACAACATGGGCATCCGCGGGTTCCAGCTGCGTACCGAGCGGTTCGGCGGTGAGTGGGACTGGCCCGGCATCGCCCATGAGCTGGCCGATGCGCCACGCCGCGCGGTGGTCACCCGCGACACCCGCGAGACCCGCGTCCGGGTCGAGGTCGACCTGGACCGCGTCGCCGAGCCGCAGGTCTCGACCGGCCTGGGGTTCTTCGACCACATGCTCGAGCAGATCGGCAAGCACGGCGGTTTCGCGCTGCAGCTGGAGTGCGAGGGTGACCTGCACGTGGACGAGCACCACACCATCGAGGACAGCGCGCTGGCGCTCGGCCAGGCGCTGCGTGAGGCCCTGGGCGACAAGCGCGGCATCGGCCGCTACGGATTCACCCTGCCGATGGACGAGACGCTGGCCAGCGCCGCGCTGGATTTCTCGGGTCGGCCGTATTTCGTGTTCGACGGCGAGTTTCAGCGCGAGATGATCGGCGACATGCCGACCGAACTGGTGCCGCATTTCTTCCGATCCCTGTGCGAAGGCGGACGGATCAACCTCAACCTGTCGGTCCACGGCGACAACGACCACCACAAGGTCGAGGCGGGGTTCAAGGCGGTCGCGCGCACCCTGCGCCAGGCGATCCGGCGCGAAGGCCGGGAACTGCCGAGCACCAAGGGAACACTGTGA